GGAAATCGTCCAGGCCAAGAAGAACCTCGAATCGGGCGAGCTCAACAAGCAGTTTGCCCGCAACCAATTGCTCCCCACCCTCTCGCTTCAAGGCACGCTCGGGATGGCGGGACTGGGGAAAGACTACGGTGATTCGGTCAGCAAAAATCTAAGCGGCGACTTTTATAATTATGGGGCAGGGCTTGTCTTGAGCTATCCGCTCGGAAACCGCTCAGCAGTCAGCACCTACAACAAGCGTCAACTCGAACTCAAGAACGCCGAAGCCTCCCTGGTGAGCGTGCGGCAGCAAATCATTGTGGGCGTGCGCGAAGCCGTCCGCCGTGTGCAGACCGACTTCAAGCGGATCGAGACCACCCGCTCCGCCCGCATCATGGCCGAGAAGCAATTGCAGGCCGAGCAAGAGAGGCTGAAAGTCGGCTTGAGCACCACGCGCTTCGTGCTCGACTTCCAGCGCGACCTCGCGACCGCCCAGGGCAACGAGCTCCGGTCGGTCGTCGATTACAATAAGTCGCTCTCGAACCTGGCACGACATAAGGCCACCACGTTGGATCGGTACAATCTACAATTGCAATAGTCCTCGATGCCGACGCCTGAACCGAGCGGACAAACGACTACGGTTCAGGCACATGAACGAGGAGCGGCGCTGGCGCTGCTCCCGATAGCCGCCACTCTTGTTTTCTACAGTCTCCCTACGTCGCTGCAAGAACTGACACTCCTTCAGTTTGCTCCTCAGATCCTGGCCTATCTCGCACTCGCGTTATGGGCAACCTACAACCGCCCGGCGCTCCCGCTTCTCGGTCTGTACCCGCGTGGATTGCCAGCCGGCCTCTGGTGGGGGGTCGCGATCGGTCTCGGGCTCGGGGGCCTCAACACCATCATGATTCTCACGGCAATCCCCGCCATGGGTTTCGACATCACGTTTCTCAAAGACACCCCCCATGCCCGCATCCCTCTCGCCCTCATGCTGCCTTGGGTGATCGTCGGCATCGCGCTCTTCGTCGAAATTAACTTTCGAGGATTTCTCCTCGGGCGACTCGCCGTGCTCGAAGCGCCGCTATGGCAATCCCCCCTCATCCGGCGCCTCTCTCCTCTGGCCCTCATCACCAGCGCCGTCGCATTTTCCTTCGACCCCTTTATGGTGACGACCTTCCAACACCTGCACTGGATCGCGGTCTGGGATGGTCTCGTATGGGGGGCCCTGCGGCTCAAGACCAACAACCTCTATATCCCCATCGTCGCGCATGCCGTCGAAGTCATGGTGATGTATAGTGCGGTGCGAATGGCACTTGGGTAGAATCGCTGCGCACGATTCAGCGTAGGCAAAAACCGGCAATCGAAGGAGGCCTGATCCGTGAACGACTGGGGCAGATATGTACTCTACTTTCTCTTAGGCGGGACCATCGTCAGCCTGTCGACGTACCTTGGCGCGCAGGGCCGATCGTTCCTCGCGGCCTTCGCCAGCACCTTCCCCGCCATCACCGGCGCCACATTTATCCTGATCTATCTGAACGGCGGCAACGACGCGATCGTCAGCTACGCAAAGAATCTGTTGTGGTTCGTGCCGCCCTGGACGGTCTATGTCGTATCCATGATTGCCGGCGTTCCGCGCTTCGGCTTTTGGCCGGCAATGGTCGGCTCACTCGCGCTCTATATCAGTTGCGTCGGATTGGTGCGGCTGATCATCCGATAGGATCCGGCAGGGTTACGGCAGGACGATGCCAAAATGCTCGCGAAGCGCGCGGGCGTAGGCGGCCTCACTCTCGATCACTGATTTCTCGTTCTTTCCGTATCGCCGGATATTCAAACTCTGATCGACCAACGTCGTACGTCCCTCTCTCGTCGGAATCGTACAGACCCGCCGTTGCATGAACAGGGAGTCCGGGGAATGGGAGTGGAAATAGTTGGCATACCGATAGTCGACGGGACAATACGGTTCGAGCGTGAACGCATAGAGACTCTCCCATTCTGCATGCACCAAGCACTGCAAGAGAAACTCTCCTGACTCAAGCGACGTGAGCCGGAACTGCTCGTCGAGCTGCCTGGCGATAGGCCCGGCCAAGAGCGGAATCGGCTCAAGCAATCCATTCCCGCCGAAGCCGACATCGACCAGCCAGGACTCTTCGCCGACTCTCACCAACAGCACCTGATGGCTTCTCGGATAGGGCGGTTTCGCCCCATACCACACCCGCGCGATCAGCCGCGTCACCTCAAACCCCATGGCCTCCAGGAGCAGACTGAAGAGCCCATTCAGTTCGAAACAGTACCCGCCACGACGCGCAGTCACGATCTTGGCAAACAAGTCAGCCGGCTCCAGCGACACCGGAACGCCTCGATAGCCGTCCAGGTTTTCAAACGGCACCGTGAACACATGGGCGAGATGAAGCGCGCGCAATCCCTCAGGCGTCGCCCCATGCCTGCCGTGATAGTTGATCCGATCCAGATATAAAGAAAGATTCACGTCCAACACTTTAGATTCAGATCCGCATCAAGAACTTAGACAGTTCTACAAGTAGCACAACAGACAAAAGACACACCAACCTAATCAATCAACAGGGGAAGTAATCATAGGAAGCTCATTTTCTTACGGTATGAGACAGCTCTTGCAACCTATGTGTCTGTGCCAACCATGTCCCAATCATCTTCACTTTCGTAACATGTCATCCAGTTAACCGCATGATGCCACTCTTGAATCACCTCTCTCTCCAAGGGAAACTCTTTCTTCTCCGAATACTCCGATTGGCGGACAGCCCAGTGCAAGCGATACAGAAGGTCAGCCCAAGATATGATTTCTTCCTTTTCTCGGATTTGAATCGCTTCCCGTAATCTACTGGGCTCTTCCATTTCCTGAGGAAATAGATCCATGATTTGCTCAACACTTGATTGTTCCGTTGGAATCTTGATGCCCTTAATGAGTCCACCGCACCAGGATAGAAAATAAAGACTTTCAAGTCTCCAGGAAAACTGGATACGCTCCTTCTCGCGTAAAGAATTGGTAAGCAAAAATGAACTTTCGCGCTTCGAAAGCCAAGACTGATAATTGCGGCTGTTGATATAGGCCCCAAAATGTCGCTTATCTTTCAAGATAGCGGCCCCAACAACTGCCCAAAGGGCTATAAGTCTCTTTAACAACTCGTCTCTCGAACGTAAATGCACATCTTTGCTCGACTCAACCAACGGAAGGTTCTTATTAACAGGAATGCGATTCTCAAGAAGAAGCGCTTCTGACGCAGCCTTATGTTCTGTAGGAGTCATGCCAACACCCTCCGCTTAACACTGAAACCGAATCTCGCTGCTTGCTACACCACACCGCTGAAATGCAGCCGGTTCATTTCGTTGAGCGTTGAGATCATCTGATTGAGGGCGTGAGTGACTCGACGGCTGGCTTCCTGAGAGGGACTGTTGGTGCCGGCCCAAATGTCGGGGGGATTGGCGATCTCTTTTACATTTTGACAAAAGCGCGAGATCGTCAGTTTCCAATGGAAGGCATTGGGACTGGCCGCAAGAAACTCGGCCCGATCGCTTGAAAACGGCTGCTCGAATTGCCCGGCACGGAGCTGCCACATCTGCTCCATGGCCTGCTGCCGGTCCGAACCGAGTTCCAAGCCATTCATCTTCTCATTCAATGCAGCGAAAAACCCGCCGACCACATGCGCCACATGTGACTCCGGAAAGACACCGGCACAGGCTTGCATGAGAAGAAACTTGTGAAAGAGAAAGACCTCGGCGCTGATCCGGGCATCGCTGGCTGAGGGATCGTAGGCCAGAGCCAATTCACGCAGGGCATCTGATGAGGCTCCTTCTAGACTGGAGCCAAGGATCCGGGCGATCTGACGGCCCAACTCAAGGTATTCTACGTTCGACAGTAGTGCCATGAGACGCCGGCTATTCGACGACCACCGCCGTGCCACTGGCACTTACCATCAACATGCTGCTGCTGGCGCCGATCGTTTCGTAGTCGATATCGATCCCGACAATGGCATTGGCCCCGAGATTCCTGGCCTGTTCGCGCATTTCACCGATAGCAATATCCTTGGCCTTCCGCAACTCAGCCTCGTACGAAGCCGACCGGCCGCCAACAATATCCCGAATCGATGCAAAGAAATCGCGAAAAATATTCGCGCCCAGAATGGCATCCCCGCTGACAAGCCCCAGATATTTGACCGCTCGCTTGCCCTCAATGCTCGGTGTCGTCGTCAGAGTCATGCGTCCCTCCCGGTGGATGCCCCCATCCTCTCACTATTGAACGCCGCCGCCAAGCCTTTCCCCGTTCCCCGTTGAAGCAGAAAGGGCCGGCTGCTAGGATCTTCCCTTTACCATGACCAGAGCGCACGCCGTGGACATCACCCCTCTGCCCAAGCCTTCGTCATCCGACCTCATTGTCGAAGGCGCGCGGCAGAATAATCTCAAGAACATCTCACTCCGTATTCCCCACAATCAGGTCACGGCGATCACTGGCCTGTCCGGCTCAGGCAAAT
Above is a window of Nitrospira lenta DNA encoding:
- a CDS encoding CPBP family intramembrane glutamic endopeptidase, which gives rise to MPTPEPSGQTTTVQAHERGAALALLPIAATLVFYSLPTSLQELTLLQFAPQILAYLALALWATYNRPALPLLGLYPRGLPAGLWWGVAIGLGLGGLNTIMILTAIPAMGFDITFLKDTPHARIPLALMLPWVIVGIALFVEINFRGFLLGRLAVLEAPLWQSPLIRRLSPLALITSAVAFSFDPFMVTTFQHLHWIAVWDGLVWGALRLKTNNLYIPIVAHAVEVMVMYSAVRMALG
- a CDS encoding DUF4272 domain-containing protein, encoding MTPTEHKAASEALLLENRIPVNKNLPLVESSKDVHLRSRDELLKRLIALWAVVGAAILKDKRHFGAYINSRNYQSWLSKRESSFLLTNSLREKERIQFSWRLESLYFLSWCGGLIKGIKIPTEQSSVEQIMDLFPQEMEEPSRLREAIQIREKEEIISWADLLYRLHWAVRQSEYSEKKEFPLEREVIQEWHHAVNWMTCYESEDDWDMVGTDT
- a CDS encoding arylamine N-acetyltransferase family protein, whose amino-acid sequence is MNLSLYLDRINYHGRHGATPEGLRALHLAHVFTVPFENLDGYRGVPVSLEPADLFAKIVTARRGGYCFELNGLFSLLLEAMGFEVTRLIARVWYGAKPPYPRSHQVLLVRVGEESWLVDVGFGGNGLLEPIPLLAGPIARQLDEQFRLTSLESGEFLLQCLVHAEWESLYAFTLEPYCPVDYRYANYFHSHSPDSLFMQRRVCTIPTREGRTTLVDQSLNIRRYGKNEKSVIESEAAYARALREHFGIVLP
- a CDS encoding DUF3147 domain-containing protein; amino-acid sequence: MNDWGRYVLYFLLGGTIVSLSTYLGAQGRSFLAAFASTFPAITGATFILIYLNGGNDAIVSYAKNLLWFVPPWTVYVVSMIAGVPRFGFWPAMVGSLALYISCVGLVRLIIR
- a CDS encoding heavy metal-binding domain-containing protein produces the protein MTLTTTPSIEGKRAVKYLGLVSGDAILGANIFRDFFASIRDIVGGRSASYEAELRKAKDIAIGEMREQARNLGANAIVGIDIDYETIGASSSMLMVSASGTAVVVE